The DNA window GAAGTCGGTGCTCGAGCTGCCCGGCTACGTCCCGCCCGACTGGCTCGCGACGACGGTCGACGGAACGTACGACGACCTCGCCTTCCCCGCCGAGGAGCTCGGCGGAGAGATCCACGTCCGCGTCTGGACCCCGGCGAACGCGAGCGGCAAGCTGCCGATGGTCGTCGCCCACGACGGACCGGAGTACGACCGGCTCGCGCAGTTCACCACGTTCGCCGCCGCGAAGCTCCCACCGCTCCGCGTCGCCCTCGTCGCGCCCGGCGACCGCAACCGCTGGTACTCCGCGAACCCCGCCTACGCGACCGCGATGGCCACGACCGTCCTCCCCGCGCTCGCCGAGCTCACCGAGGGCCGCCCGATCGGCCTCGGCGTCAGCCTCGGCGCGCTCGCGATGATGCACCTGCACCGGACCCATCCCGACACGTTCGCCGGGCTGTTCCTGCAGTCCGGTTCGTTCTTCACGCCGGAGCTGGATCCCCAGGAACGCGACTTCTCCGGCTTCGCGCCCGTCGCCGCGTTCGTCGCCAGCCTCGCCGAGGGCGCCAGACCGATACCGGTCACGATCACGTGTGGAACGGTCGAGGAGAACCTCGCGAACAACCGCCGGCTGGCGGACGTGCTGCGTGCACAGGGCTATCCGGTCAACCTGGTCGAGGTCCCCGACGCCCACAACTTCGTCGCCTGGCGCGACGCGCTCGATCCCGCTCTGACCGAACTCATCAACGCGGTCTTGACGCGCCAGTAACGTAAGCCGGGTGACTCGGCGCGATGTGGTGACCCTCCCGGCCCCGCAGGTGAGCGGCGCCGGCACGGTGATCGCGTACGGGCACTTCGGCCGGCCGTTGCTGGTGTTCCCCTCCGAGCAGGGGCGGGCCTGGGACTTCGAGAACAACGGGATGCTGGACGCGGTCCGCGGACTCGTGGACGGCGGCCGGGTGAAGATCTACTGCGTCGACTCCCACGACAGCTCGAGCTGGTCGAACGAGTCGGTGCCGCTGGAGGAACGCGCCCGCCAGCACGTCGCGTACGAGGGCTGGATCCTCGAGCAGGTGCTCCCGTTCATCGACGCCGACTCCGGCGGGTCGGTGCAGGAGGTCATGACGTTCGGCGCCTCGCTCGGCGCCTTCCACGCACTCACGTTCGCGCTGCGGCGGGCGGACCGGTTCCCGTTGGCGCTGTGCCTGTCCGGCAGCTACGACCCGTCGCTGTGGAACGGCTGGGGCGAGCGCGGCGACCTGGCGTACTTCACCAACCCGACCGACTTCGTGCCGCACCTGTCCGGCGACCATCTGTCCTGGCTGCGGTCGCGGCTGTCGATCCTGCTGGTGGTCGGGCAGGGCATGTGGGAGGACACGACGGGATCGTTGCCGTCGACGTACCGGATGGCGAATCTGCTGAAGGAGAAGGGGATTCGCTGCGAGCTCGACGTGTGGGGACACGACGTTCCGCACGACTGGCCGTCGTGGCGGGCGCAGCTCGCCTATCACCTGCCGAGGTTCTGCTGACTTTCTTGCTGGAGGAGGGCACATGGCGCGTCGGGATCGCACCGAGCATCTGATCGGTCTGCTGCTGGGGACCGAGGAGGACTGGCCGCGGGCGTTCGAGGAACTCGTTCGCCGGCTCGGCCCGGTGCCCGACGCGTCGGGGCGGCCGCACACGTTGGAGACCGAACGGATCACGATCGAGCCGTTCGACCTGCGCGCGGTGCCCCGGCACGACGTGGTGATCGACCGGCTCGCGTACTGGTACTACGTGCCGCGGGAGTGGTTGAAGAAGGCCGCGTTGATGGACGACGTGTATCTGCTCAACAGTCCTTTTACCTTCCAGTCGATGGAGAAGCACGCGGCTTACTGCGCGATGATCCGGCTCGGGCTGAAGGTGCCTCCGACCTGGTTGGTGCCGTACAAGCACCCGGTGGAGAACGCGCGTTGGGCTTACACGGCTGCGAAGTACAACCTCCCGTTCGACCTGGACTCGGTGGCCGCTGAGGTCGGGTATCCGCTGTTCATGAAGCCGTACGACGGGGGTGCCTGGGTGGGGGTCTCGCGGATCACGAATCCGGATGAGCTGCATCGCGCGTACGACGAGTCGGGTGAGCGGCTGATGCACCTGCAGGCTTCGGTGGAGGGGTACGACGTTTTCGCGCGCTCGTTGACGATTGGCGCCGAGACGATGGTGATGAACTTCCGGCCCGATCTGCCGATGCACGAGCGTTATGCCGTGTCGCACGACTTCCTGTCGCCCTCGGCTGGGTCTGAGGTTTTGAAGATCTCGCGGTTGATCAACGCGTTCTTCCGTTGGGAGTTCAACTCCTGCGAGTCGTTGGTACGTGGCGATTCGGTGCATCCGATCGACTACGCGAACGCTTGTCCGGACATCGCGATCACGTCCTTGCACTACTACTTCCCTTGGGCCATCTCTGCTTTGTTGAAGTGGACCGCTTTCTGCGCTGTTTCGCGCCGTCAACCACGGCTTGACTTGGACACGGCGCGGTACTTCGACGTGGCGGATCGGGAGGATCTGTCGTACTCGGAGAAGCTTTCCCTGTATGGGGATTTGGCGGAGGAGTACTTCGAGACGGCTCGGTATCAGGAGTTCTGCGCGACCTCGTTGGCGTCACTGGACTCGATCGTGCGCGACTGGGTGTCGTCGCCGGACTTCGACACACTGCTCGTGGACACGGTGCGGGCGACCTATCCGAGCTTCGAGCACGACCGCTTCGTCGCCCACTTCCGCGGCCTGATCGGGTTGTGGGTCGCGGACAACGCCGCAGTCTGATTTCCTCCAGTTTGTCATAGACACTCCGTAAACACGTGATCCAGAGTTGTCGGTCCGCTCACCTACCGTGGAGAGGGATCAACAGGAGGTAGCGTGGCGATCGGGGCGACGGTTGCAAAGGTCGGGACGCGGCGAGGCGTGGTCAGCGCCTACGTGTCGGGCGAATCGCTGGAGCTGGTGCGCGAGGCTAGGCGGATCGCCGGTCGGGTCACGCTGGTCGGGAAGTCCGGACTTAAAGCCATAACTCAGTTGTCGAGGGCAAGAGATCTTGAGAACGTGGACCTCGACCCCGGCACCTATGTTGGTCGCAGCGACCCGCCAGAGGGCCTGCTGCCCCTCGACTGGGACGAGCTGAGGCTCGACTGGGAGAAGCAACAACGGCTGCACCGACTCGACGTCGTCCGAGCGGAAGGGACGTTCGTCCCCAAGGGAGACTTCGACGCGCTCCGCGAGGCGTTCACGAAGACCGTCGACGCCGGTGCCGTGCGGGTGGTCAGCTTGCACGGCTGGTGGCTTCACTCCGCGGGACTTCAGGACCTTCTCGTGCTCGTTCGTCACTGCGACGAGGCTCTGGGCTTCGTCCTGGCCGGTCTCTTTGACCCGCTCGAGGCGGCCGGTGCTGTGGACGGCCTACGAGAGCTGCTCGACGAAGCGTCGCCTACGGCCCGGCGGGTCGAGCTCCTGAGAACAGATCTCGCAGGGATCGGGTTCGCCGCGGCTGGCGGCGCCCTCGGGTCGATCGGTCTTGGGACGAGCTCTCGGCATCACGGCCTTCCGCTCCTGCGTCAGGCTCGGGAGGCCTACGAGCAGCGGAAGGGCATTCCCCGTGTCTTCGTCCCGGCCCTTCTCGCGTGGAAGAAGGGCACCGAGCTCGGTGCCCTCGCGCCGTTCGACGGTGCGGGGATCACGAACTGCTCATGTCTTCCCTGTGACGGTCGCGATCTCCTCCGGTTCGACCAGGAATACAAGGGAAATCTCCCTGCAGGCGTTCGAGAGGATGCGCGCGCTCACGACCTGTACACGGTGTTCGAACTCGCCAAGACCGTGCTCAACTCACGCGATCCGCTGGCGACCTGGGTGGAGGAATGTCGTAGGGCTGAGCGGGTCGCGCTGGGAATTCACAGCGCGTATCGGATCGATCTGACGGTGCCGCCGTCGGTCAGGGCGTGGAAGTAACAGCGCCTTCGAGCCAAGCGGCGTAGACGGTTTCGAGCAGTTCCCACTCACGTGCGTTGAAACGCGCGCCGGCGACGCGTGGCCCAGCGCCGAGGAGCAACCCTTGCTCGACGTGGACAACGCCTTGGTCGAGCATCGCCGCGTCAACAGTGGTTGCGACCACGTCGGAGTTGGCGTCGACGAGAACCGCTCGTGAGGCATAGCCGGCTAGCAACGACGCTTGCCGTACCGCGGTCACGTGGTTGCGTTCGCGGACCAGGCATCCGATCAGGCGTGCAGGCGGTCGGAGTCCGTCGTGGCCATTGAGTCGGCTTCGATCGACAACAGGTCCGATTCCGGCTCCTTGCCGCCGCTCGTGCTCCACCTCGTCGACCTCGATCGATGCAAGGAACCGCACCCCCCCGAAGTGCACCGGACCGACGACTAGGCCCGGCCATCCCAGGAGCTCAGCCGCACGAACCGCATCGACGGGCTCGACACCTGGCACGAACATAAGAAACATTGTTTCAAAGTTATGACCTGTAGGGGAGGCGCCATGCCGACGAATCGGCCTCACGGGGCTGGTAGGCGCGGCCCAGTCGCACGTGAACCGGTCCTGTCGCCAACGGGCTACCGGATCAGTGAGAGAACGAAGTTCGAGCTCGTCGCGGCAATGTCGTACACAGGTGCGACGACGCTGCAAGCTGTGATTGACATCGCCGTCGCAGAGTTCCTTGAGCGGATGGGGACGACACCTGGCTACAAGGCGACGCTGCGTACCTCCGCGGCTGAGCGACTGCGTCGCGGGCTCCCTGTACCGCAGTCGAACGACTGAGTCAGCTACTCGTCGGTCTGGGTGACCTTCGATAGCCCGCGCGGCGAGTCGGGGTCGAGGCCGAGCCGGCGGGCGAGCGTCTCGACGATCAGCTGCGCGGGCACGACCGTGGCCAGCGGGGCGACGGCCTCGGGCAGGTCGGGTCCGGGTACGTGCAGCGTCGAGGCGGTCGCGAACGCCTCGTCGCCGCCGATGCCGATCGTCGCCGCGCCGCGTTCGCGCAGGTCAGCGGCCACTTCGGTGAGGCCGTCGAGGACCGGGCCGTCGGGCGGGGCGACGACGATCGCGACGATGTCGTGGTCGACGACCGCGATCGGGCCGTGCCTGAGGTCGGCGTACGACAGGCCGCGGACAGGACGCAGGCAGGTCTCCTCGAGCTTCAGCGCCACCTCGAGCGCGGTGCCGAACAGCAGCCCTCGGCCGGACACCAGCGTCTCCTGGGTCAGGGCGATCTTCGCGGCCGCCTCCTCGACGCCCGCCGCTTCGGCGGCTAGGCGGGCCATCTCCTGCGGAGCGCGGTCGAGGTCCTCGTCGAGCTCGGTGGGCTTCGGTGCGAGCGCGGTCGCGAGGACGGCCATCGCGGCGAGCTGGGTCGTGTACGTCTTGGTGGCCGGCACGGCTCGTTCGACACCCGCGTGGGTGACCAGCGCGAGGTCGGCTGCCTCGGCGAGGGCTGAGGCGCCGTCGTTCGTCACCGCCACCGTCCGGGCACCGCAGTCGGCTGCCCAGGTGAGCGTCTCGATGATCTCCTTGGTCTCGCCGGACTGGGAGACGCAGACGACGAGAGCGTCGGAGAGGTCCAGGTTCGCGTGGTAGTGGGTCGCCACGCTCGGCGCGGCCAGCGCGGCCGGCCGGTGCGCGTGCGTCTCCATCAGGTAGCGCCCGTAGATCGCGGCGTTGTCGGAGCTGCCGCGGGCGACGAACAGGACGTGCCGGCAGCCCTCCGCCAGCCTGGCCAGGTCAGCGCGGAGCGGCTTGAGTGCCTCGAGAGTCCGCGCGACGGCCTCCGGCTGCTCGGCGATCTCGGTCGCCATCTGCGTCGTCATGCGGTGCCTCCTGCTCGTCAAACGTCCTGGCGCGGAAGCTACCTGCATCGTTTCGACCGTGTCGAGAACGGGACGGCAACATCACGTGATCCGCTGTGGACCACTACAGACCAGCGCAGATGCCGCGGCGGCCGTATCGTGTCGGGATGACGCGAACGGGTTCGGGGCCGCGCGTGATTCTTGATGGGCCGGTGCCGAAGCATGTGCAGCTGAGGGAGATCCTCGAGGCCCTCGTCACGCGTGAGCTGGGGCCGGACCGCGCCATCCCGTCGGAGCGGGAGCTGATGGTCGAGTACGGGGTCTCGCGGATGACCGTCCGGGAGGCCATCGGCCAGCTGGTCGCCGAAGGCAGGCTCTATCGCGTACGGGGCAAGGGGACGTTCGTCGCCGCGCCCCGCGTCGACTCGATGCTCGAGCTCACCAGCTTCACCGAGGACATGCGCCGCCGGGGGCACGAGCCGTCCACGGTCGTCCTCCGAAGCGTCGAGCTCGTCCCACCCCTCGTCGTACGCCGCGCGCTCAGGCTCGGCCCAAGCGACACTGCCTACCGCATCGAGCGACTCCGCATAGCCGACGGCATCCCGATGGCCCTGGAGGACGGCTGGTACGTCGCCGAACCCCTCCCCGGCCTCCTCGACCGCGACCTGTCCGGCTCCCTCTACACGATGCTCGCCCGAACGTACGGCGTCGTCATCGACGGCGCCAAACAGTCCCTCCGAAGCGAGATCGCCGACGCCCAGACAGCAAGGATCCTCGGCTGCCCCGTCGGCGCACCCCTCCTCGTCCTCGACCGCACCTCATCCGCAGGCACCAAGCCGGTCGAGCGCATCGTCTCCTGGTACCGAGGCGATCGCTACCAGGTCCACATCGACCTCGCCCGCCTCAGCGGCCCCGACGGCACCCCCTGGCAGCGCAGTCGGTGACCAGCCGCAAGGTCGGCGGAGTGGTCCAGCCATACTGGTCAGGTAGGTAGGGACCATTTCGAGGAGTGCCGCCATGCCGATTGCCACCCCTGAGGCCTATGCCGAGATGCTCGACCGCGCCAAGGGCGGCGCGTTCGCTTATCCCGCGATCAATGTCACCTCGTCGCAGACGCTGAACGCCGCGCTGCGTGGGTTCGCCGAGGCGGAGAGCGACGGCATCGTCCAGATCTCCACGGGCGGCGCGGAGTACCTCGCCGGCTCCTCGATCAAGGACATGGTCACCGGGAGCGTCGCATTCGCCGCGTACGCCCACGAGGTCGCGAAGAAGTACCCGGTCACGGTCGCGCTGCACACCGACCACTGCCCGAAGGACAAGCTCGACGGGTTCGTCCGCCCGCTGCTGGAGATCTCGGCCGAGCGGGTCAAGAACGGTGAGAACCCGCTCTTCCAGTCCCACATGTGGGACGGCTCCGCGGTGCCGCTGGAGGAGAACCTCTCGATCGCCAAGGAGCTGCTGGCCCAGGCCGCTGCCGCCAAGATCATCCTCGAGATCGAGGTCGGCGTGGTCGGCGGCGAAGAGGACGGCATCGTTGGCGCGATCGACGAGAAGCTGTACACGACGGTGGCGGACGGCACCCGTACGGCCGAGGTACTGGGGCTGGGCGAGAACGGCCGGTACATCACGGCGCTGACGTTCGGCAACGTGCACGGCGTCTACAAGCCGGGCAACGTGAAGCTGCGGCCGGAGATCCTCAAGGAGATCCAGGACGCGGTAGGCGCCAAGTACGGCAAGGACAAGCCGTTCGACCTCGTCTTCCACGGCGGGTCGGGCTCGCTGCTCGAGGAGATCCGCGCGGCGCTCGACTATGGCGTGGTGAAGATGAACATCGACACGGACACCCAGTACGCGTTCACCCGCGCGATCGCCGGCCACATGTTCTCCCACTACGACGGCGTGCTGAAGGTCGACGACGAGGTGGGCAGCAAGAAGCTGTACGACCCGCGCGCCTACGGCAAGGCGGCCGAGGAGAACATGGCCAAGCGCGTCGTCGAGGCCTGCGAGCACCTCCGCTCGGTGGGCACGTCGCCCTCGAAGGTCGCCTGAGCGCGCGGGCAGAGGCGCGGACTGTCTGCTCCATCAGCCTTGGCAGGGGTTGCCGGTCGGGTGGGTTGGGGTGCCGGTCACGCCGGCGTGGGCTTCGCCTAGGACGACGTCGCCGAGGAGGGAGCGGAGCTCGAGTGCTCGCTGGGTGACGCCGGTCGCGGTCGTCGTGGTGCCGTTCAGCTTCAACGTCCCCACCAGCAACGGGATGGTGACCGGACCCGAGCCGATCGGCACCGCCAGGCCGTTGACCTTGAGCGCGCCGATGCTCGAGCTGCCGGAGTACGCCGGCGCCAGGTTGCCGTCCGGTCGAGCTTGGCAGCGCGCGGAGGCCGTCGATGTGGTGGCGCCGACCTCGATCGTGAGCCCAATCGTGCTGATCCGGGTGGTTGCCAGCTGCGCGGTGGACGCGGCCGCGTCGCCGGGCGCGGGGCGGGTGCCGGCGAGCATGGGCGGGGTCTGGTCGGTCGTGGCCCGTGGAGCGGCGGCCTGGACGCGGAGCAAGCCGAGGTTGACGTTCAGCGCCACCGCCGACTTGGCGTCGACCTGGCACGGCGTACGTGCCGGGTTGGCGACCACCGGCCGCGACCCGAGCAGTGCCACGGCGCTCGCCGTACATGTGAGTCCACCGTCGCGGTCGTCGTCGCGGATCGTGCCGACGCCCGTGCCGTCGCCGAGCGTCGCACCGGTGGCGCCACTGAGCGAGACACTGAACGACTCGTCCAGCTCGTCGACGGTGTCGCCCTCGACCTGGACCGTCACCTGCTTGGCCGTCTCGCCCGCGGCGAACGTCAGCGAGCCGCCCAAGGCGGCATAGTCGGACGGCGCCGTCGCGGTGCCGTTCGCCGTCGCGAAGCGTACGGAGACCTCTCGGGTGCTCGCCCGATCGAGGCTGACGGGGAACGTCGCGGTCGTACGGCCCGAGCGACCCTCCGCCACCGCCACGTCACCGATGCTCAGCACCGGCGGTTGGACGGCGTGCGGCTCGGCGGCCGAGACGCTCGCGGCGAAGTTGGGGTCGCCCGCGTAGCGAGCCGTGAGGGTTCGGACACCGGCAGTCGAGGTCAGCGGGCAAGTGCCGCCACCGTCGACCAGCGACACGATCGTGCACGACGCGGCCTCGTCGTCGGACACGACGACGGGTCCGGTCGGGATGCCGCGGCCTGGTGCCAGCGGCGTGACCGTGACCTGGACCGTGTACGGCTCGTCCGGTGCGGACGGGTCCGGGTCGTCGGCGACGATCGACGTCGTGGTGGTCGCCCGATCGATGGTCTGGCTGACCGGGGTCGACGTGCTCGGGGCGTGCCCAGCGTCGCCGCCGTACGTAGCGGTCAACATGTGAGTGCCGACGGCGAGCGCGGACGTGACGAAGCGCGCGGTTCCGGTCGAGTCCAGCGTCGCCTCGCCCAGCGCTGTGGTGCCGTCGGTGAAGCGGACGGTCCCGGTCGCGGGTGGCCCGACGACGGCGGTCAGCTCGACCGCCTGGCCGTACGCCGCGGGGTGGGGCGCCGACGTCAGGCTGGTGGTCGTGGCCGCCGGGACGTAGAGCTCGACCCCGGTGTCGTCGTAGCGCAGCGAGTACGGCCCGGTCTCGGTGAACGCGAAGGTCCCGGCGCGAGTGCCCGCGGTCACGATCCGATGGGTCGTGCCAGCCGGCGGATCGGACGAGGCAACGGTGGCAATGAGCCGGCCGCCACCGATCCGTGCTTCACCGGCAACCGCCAGGCTGCTCGCTCCCGACGGCAGGTCGATGATCAACAACCCACCGGAGGAGGCGTCGTAGCTGCTCACGTCCGACGGACCGCCGCGCACCACCACCTGTCCGTCGTTGCTCACGGCGCCGTCGATGCTCGCCTGGTCGAGGGTCAGGACGCCAGTCCGCTCCACCCGCACCCCGCTCTCAGTGACGGACAGTGCGCCACCGGGGTCGACCGTCAACAGTCCGGTGACCTGCACCGATGCCGCGAAAGCATCGGCTCCGGAGATCACCGGGGCATGGGGCTCGACGCGCTCGACCAGCACGGGGGTGAACGGGGCCGGGACCTGCCCGGCCTGCCAGTTCTCGGGGAGGAACCAGTCCCCGGAGACCGCGCCCGTCCAGACCGCGACCTCCTGGGCCGCCGCGTTCGGCGACCCCACCATCGTGGCCGGGATGAGGAGGGCGGCGCCGACGAGCAACCGCGGGCCGACAGGCAGCCTTCGAGCCGTGGTACGCGAGGACGATCGCCGGAACATGTCGCGCTCCCTGTGAGGCTGGATGATTTGATCCGATCCTCACCGCGGACCTTCAGCTGGGCTTAAAGCGCGATTCGTCCTCCGGCGACCGGCCGGGGGAGACTGGGGGCGTGGATGGTTGGACCTGCCCCGATTGTGAGCGGACGTTTGCCCGGCGGCATCAGTCGCATGAGTGTTCGCCGGCCATGTCGTTGGAGGAGTACTTCTCCACGGGCGACGAGCGGGAGCGGGCGATCTTCGAGGCTGTGTACGCGCACGTGCGGACGCTCGGGCCTGTTCAGGTCGAGCCGGTCTCCGTCGGCATCTTCATCAAGCGCAGCGGCAGCTATCTCGAGCTCAGGCCGAAGACGAAGTGGGTCGCGCTCTCGTTCGGGCTCGACCGCACCGTGACGGACGAGCGGATCGCGCGCAAGGTCGTTCCCGGCGGGACCCGGTGGCATTTCGTCAACCTGCGCGGCCCGGAGGATGTCGACGACGTTGTCAAGGGATGGTTGACGGAGGCGTACCTCCTCAAGTGAGCGAAGGCGCGTCCGGGAGTTTCGCCAACGCCGCTTCGACATCGGCGTCCGAGAAGGTCAGGTCAGTCAGCTCCCCAGCGGCGTACGCCGCGTAGGCAGCCATGTCGAAGTGCCCATGCCCCGACAGGTTGAACAGGATCACGCGCGAGTCACCAGCCTCGCGAGCCGCCGCGGCCTCCTCGAAGACCACCTGCAGCGCGTGCGCCGGCTCGGGTCCTGGCACGATCGCCTCGGTACGGGCGAACGCCACCGCGGCGGCGAAGGCGGCTGTCTGGGCAACCGTCCGCGGCTCCACGATCCCCGATTTCGCCAACGCACACAGGGAAGGCGCGTCCCCGTGGTACCGCAGCCCACCCGCGTGCACGGGCGGCGGGACGAAGTCGTGCCCCAGCGTGTACATCGGCAGCAGCGGCGTCAGTCCCACCGTGTCGCCGAAGTCGTACCCGTACACCCCGCGCGACAACGTCGGGCAGGCCGCCGGCTCCGCCGCGAGGAAGCGGGTGCCGAGACCCTCCCGCAACGACTTCCGGATCAGCGGGTACGCGATCCCCGCGAAGTTCGACCCACCGCCCACGCAGCCGATCACGACGTCCGGGTACTCACCCGCCAGCTCCAGCTGGGCCAGGGCCTCCGACCCGATCACGGTCTGGTGCAGGCACACGTGGTTGAGCACCGACCCGAGCGCGTAGTGCGTGTCGGGCGAGGACGCCGCGACCTCCACCGCCTCCGAGATCGCGATCCCCAACGACCCCGAGACGTGCTCGGCCTGCGAGCGCCCCGCCGACGTCAACGCCGAGGGCGAACGGTGCACGGTCCCGCCCCAGGTCTCCATCATCGCCCGGCGGTACGGCTTCTGGTCGTACGAGACACCGACCATGAACACCTCGCACTCCAGCCCGAACAGCTGGCACGCGATGGCCAACGACGAACCCCACTGCCCGGCGCCGGTCTCGGTGACGAGCTTCCGGATGCCTTCCTGCTTGTTGTAGTACGCCTGTGCCACCGTGGTGTTCGGCTTGTGCGAGCCGGCCGGGGACACACCCTCGTACCTGAAGTAGATGTGCGCCGGAGTGTCCAGGAACCGCTCGAGGCGCCGCGCGCGGATCAGCGGCGTCGGCCGCCACAGCGCCAAGGCGTCGCGGACCTCGTCGGGGA is part of the Tenggerimyces flavus genome and encodes:
- a CDS encoding alpha/beta hydrolase, giving the protein MQSSGDLAQAVEPGPRVVDGAVTWGFADPEHELAGVRLVQELGVPGDLLDFRRVPGGWALTLEALAVLRMEYRLELRAGSGERQELCDPANPLRAPGAFGEKSVLELPGYVPPDWLATTVDGTYDDLAFPAEELGGEIHVRVWTPANASGKLPMVVAHDGPEYDRLAQFTTFAAAKLPPLRVALVAPGDRNRWYSANPAYATAMATTVLPALAELTEGRPIGLGVSLGALAMMHLHRTHPDTFAGLFLQSGSFFTPELDPQERDFSGFAPVAAFVASLAEGARPIPVTITCGTVEENLANNRRLADVLRAQGYPVNLVEVPDAHNFVAWRDALDPALTELINAVLTRQ
- a CDS encoding esterase family protein; this encodes MTRRDVVTLPAPQVSGAGTVIAYGHFGRPLLVFPSEQGRAWDFENNGMLDAVRGLVDGGRVKIYCVDSHDSSSWSNESVPLEERARQHVAYEGWILEQVLPFIDADSGGSVQEVMTFGASLGAFHALTFALRRADRFPLALCLSGSYDPSLWNGWGERGDLAYFTNPTDFVPHLSGDHLSWLRSRLSILLVVGQGMWEDTTGSLPSTYRMANLLKEKGIRCELDVWGHDVPHDWPSWRAQLAYHLPRFC
- a CDS encoding ATP-grasp domain-containing protein; this translates as MARRDRTEHLIGLLLGTEEDWPRAFEELVRRLGPVPDASGRPHTLETERITIEPFDLRAVPRHDVVIDRLAYWYYVPREWLKKAALMDDVYLLNSPFTFQSMEKHAAYCAMIRLGLKVPPTWLVPYKHPVENARWAYTAAKYNLPFDLDSVAAEVGYPLFMKPYDGGAWVGVSRITNPDELHRAYDESGERLMHLQASVEGYDVFARSLTIGAETMVMNFRPDLPMHERYAVSHDFLSPSAGSEVLKISRLINAFFRWEFNSCESLVRGDSVHPIDYANACPDIAITSLHYYFPWAISALLKWTAFCAVSRRQPRLDLDTARYFDVADREDLSYSEKLSLYGDLAEEYFETARYQEFCATSLASLDSIVRDWVSSPDFDTLLVDTVRATYPSFEHDRFVAHFRGLIGLWVADNAAV
- a CDS encoding SIS domain-containing protein, yielding MTTQMATEIAEQPEAVARTLEALKPLRADLARLAEGCRHVLFVARGSSDNAAIYGRYLMETHAHRPAALAAPSVATHYHANLDLSDALVVCVSQSGETKEIIETLTWAADCGARTVAVTNDGASALAEAADLALVTHAGVERAVPATKTYTTQLAAMAVLATALAPKPTELDEDLDRAPQEMARLAAEAAGVEEAAAKIALTQETLVSGRGLLFGTALEVALKLEETCLRPVRGLSYADLRHGPIAVVDHDIVAIVVAPPDGPVLDGLTEVAADLRERGAATIGIGGDEAFATASTLHVPGPDLPEAVAPLATVVPAQLIVETLARRLGLDPDSPRGLSKVTQTDE
- a CDS encoding GntR family transcriptional regulator, producing MPKHVQLREILEALVTRELGPDRAIPSERELMVEYGVSRMTVREAIGQLVAEGRLYRVRGKGTFVAAPRVDSMLELTSFTEDMRRRGHEPSTVVLRSVELVPPLVVRRALRLGPSDTAYRIERLRIADGIPMALEDGWYVAEPLPGLLDRDLSGSLYTMLARTYGVVIDGAKQSLRSEIADAQTARILGCPVGAPLLVLDRTSSAGTKPVERIVSWYRGDRYQVHIDLARLSGPDGTPWQRSR
- the fbaA gene encoding class II fructose-bisphosphate aldolase encodes the protein MPIATPEAYAEMLDRAKGGAFAYPAINVTSSQTLNAALRGFAEAESDGIVQISTGGAEYLAGSSIKDMVTGSVAFAAYAHEVAKKYPVTVALHTDHCPKDKLDGFVRPLLEISAERVKNGENPLFQSHMWDGSAVPLEENLSIAKELLAQAAAAKIILEIEVGVVGGEEDGIVGAIDEKLYTTVADGTRTAEVLGLGENGRYITALTFGNVHGVYKPGNVKLRPEILKEIQDAVGAKYGKDKPFDLVFHGGSGSLLEEIRAALDYGVVKMNIDTDTQYAFTRAIAGHMFSHYDGVLKVDDEVGSKKLYDPRAYGKAAEENMAKRVVEACEHLRSVGTSPSKVA
- a CDS encoding Ig-like domain repeat protein; its protein translation is MFRRSSSRTTARRLPVGPRLLVGAALLIPATMVGSPNAAAQEVAVWTGAVSGDWFLPENWQAGQVPAPFTPVLVERVEPHAPVISGADAFAASVQVTGLLTVDPGGALSVTESGVRVERTGVLTLDQASIDGAVSNDGQVVVRGGPSDVSSYDASSGGLLIIDLPSGASSLAVAGEARIGGGRLIATVASSDPPAGTTHRIVTAGTRAGTFAFTETGPYSLRYDDTGVELYVPAATTTSLTSAPHPAAYGQAVELTAVVGPPATGTVRFTDGTTALGEATLDSTGTARFVTSALAVGTHMLTATYGGDAGHAPSTSTPVSQTIDRATTTTSIVADDPDPSAPDEPYTVQVTVTPLAPGRGIPTGPVVVSDDEAASCTIVSLVDGGGTCPLTSTAGVRTLTARYAGDPNFAASVSAAEPHAVQPPVLSIGDVAVAEGRSGRTTATFPVSLDRASTREVSVRFATANGTATAPSDYAALGGSLTFAAGETAKQVTVQVEGDTVDELDESFSVSLSGATGATLGDGTGVGTIRDDDRDGGLTCTASAVALLGSRPVVANPARTPCQVDAKSAVALNVNLGLLRVQAAAPRATTDQTPPMLAGTRPAPGDAAASTAQLATTRISTIGLTIEVGATTSTASARCQARPDGNLAPAYSGSSSIGALKVNGLAVPIGSGPVTIPLLVGTLKLNGTTTTATGVTQRALELRSLLGDVVLGEAHAGVTGTPTHPTGNPCQG
- a CDS encoding DUF5655 domain-containing protein, translating into MSLEEYFSTGDERERAIFEAVYAHVRTLGPVQVEPVSVGIFIKRSGSYLELRPKTKWVALSFGLDRTVTDERIARKVVPGGTRWHFVNLRGPEDVDDVVKGWLTEAYLLK
- a CDS encoding TrpB-like pyridoxal phosphate-dependent enzyme, with product MTTTKFLLPESGIPETWVNLMPDLPSPPPPPLHPGTKQPIGPDDLAPLFPMGLILQEVSTEPDIPIPDEVRDALALWRPTPLIRARRLERFLDTPAHIYFRYEGVSPAGSHKPNTTVAQAYYNKQEGIRKLVTETGAGQWGSSLAIACQLFGLECEVFMVGVSYDQKPYRRAMMETWGGTVHRSPSALTSAGRSQAEHVSGSLGIAISEAVEVAASSPDTHYALGSVLNHVCLHQTVIGSEALAQLELAGEYPDVVIGCVGGGSNFAGIAYPLIRKSLREGLGTRFLAAEPAACPTLSRGVYGYDFGDTVGLTPLLPMYTLGHDFVPPPVHAGGLRYHGDAPSLCALAKSGIVEPRTVAQTAAFAAAVAFARTEAIVPGPEPAHALQVVFEEAAAAREAGDSRVILFNLSGHGHFDMAAYAAYAAGELTDLTFSDADVEAALAKLPDAPSLT